One stretch of Punica granatum isolate Tunisia-2019 chromosome 5, ASM765513v2, whole genome shotgun sequence DNA includes these proteins:
- the LOC116206617 gene encoding very-long-chain aldehyde decarbonylase CER1-like: MASKPGVLTDWPWKPLGSFKYVVLAPWAIYNTYKFMSSEGNDRDFSTFLILPFLLWRMLHNQIWISLSRYRTAKGNNRILDKGIEFEQVDREGTWDDQIIFNGVLFYLGIMILPGSTRLPLWRTDGVIMTLLLHAGPVEFLYYWLHRALHHHFLYSRYHSHHHSSIVTEPITSVVHPFAEHIAYFVLFGIPLLTTLFTRMASITSFFGYITYIDLLNNLGHCNFELVPKWFFSCFPGLKYLMYTPSFHSLHHTQFRTNYSLFMPIYDYVYGTMDKTSDQLYETSLRREEESPDVVFLTHLTTPESIYHLQLGFASVASKPHQPTWYIWCLWPVTLWSMVLTWIFGQTFVVERNCFNKFKLQTWAIPKYSIQYGLQWQKESINELIKEAILEAELKGTKVLSLGLLNQEEELNRYGELYVQRHPNLKVKVVDGSSLAVAVVLNTIPKDTKQILLRGNLTKVSYAIAFALSRKGIEVTLLHEDEYQKLNKAFNNQSKSNISLLNDQVPKIWLVGDGSTKEEQLKAPKGTLFIPFSQFPPKKVRSDCIYHVTPAMTAPHSLENMHSCENWLPRRVMSAWRIAGIIHALEGFEEHECGYTMSQIDKIWQASLRHGFQPLGTSNNIKGS, from the exons ATGGCTTCAAAGCCAGGAGTCCTCACCGACTGGCCATGGAAGCCTCTCGGAAGCTTTAAG TACGTTGTCTTGGCTCCATGGGCCATCTACAACACCTACAAGTTCATGTCCAGTGAAGGGAATGACAGAGACTTCTCTACATTTCTGATATTACCGTTCCTGCTGTGGAGGATGCTTCACAACCAGATATGGATAAGTTTGTCCCGCTATCGGACTGCCAAGGGCAATAATCGGATTCTCGATAAGGGCATTGAATTCGAGCAAGTCGACCGTGAAGGAACCTG GGACGATCAGATAATATTCAATGGGGTGTTGTTCTATCTTGGGATTATGATCCTGCCCGGATCAACGAGGTTGCCTTTATGGAGGACCGACGGGGTGATCATGACGTTACTCCTGCATGCAGGACCAGTGGAGTTCCTCTACTACTGGCTCCACCGGGCGCTGCACCACCACTTCCTCTACTCCCGTTACCACTCCCATCACCATTCCTCCATCGTCACCGAGCCCATTACCT CCGTGGTCCATCCATTTGCAGAGCACATAGCATATTTCGTGCTGTTCGGGATCCCCTTGCTGACGACACTTTTCACCAGAATGGCTTCGATTACATCCTTCTTCGGCTACATTACATACATCGACCTTCTGAACAACTTGGGTCACTGCAATTTCGAACTTGTTCCTAAGTGGTTCTTCTCATGCTTTCCGGGTCTCAAGTACCTCATGTACACCCCCTC GTTTCACTCTTTGCATCATACACAATTCAGGACCAACTACTCCCTCTTCATGCCGATATATGATTACGTCTATGGAACGATGGACAAGACCTCAGATCAACTGTATGAAACCTCACTCAGAAGAGAGGAAGAGTCGCCTGATGTGGTGTTTCTGACACATCTCACAACCCCTGAGTCGATCTACCATCTTCAGCTTGGATTCGCATCTGTTGCCTCTAAACCACATCAGCCAACATGGTACATATGGTGTCTGTGGCCTGTGACTCTATGGTCCATGGTGCTCACTTGGATTTTCGGTCAAACATTTGTGGTCGAGAGGAATTGCTTCAATAAATTTAAGCTTCAAACTTGGGCCATTCCGAAATACAGCATACAA TATGGCCTTCAATGGCAAAAGGAGTCCATCAATGAACTTATCAAGGAAGCCATATTGGAAGCAGAGCTAAAGGGCACCAAAGTACTAAGTCTCGGTCTCCTGAATCAG GAGGAGGAGCTTAACAGATACGGTGAACTTTACGTGCAAAGGCATCCGAACCTCAAAGTGAAGGTGGTTGACGGGAGCAGTTTAGCAGTCGCAGTAGTGCTAAACACCATCCCGAAAGATACCAAGCAGATTCTCCTCAGAGGAAACTTGACAAAGGTCTCTTATGCCATTGCATTTGCTCTGTCTCGGAAGGGAATTGAG GTAACTTTACTGCACGAAGATGAGTACCAGAAACTCAACAAAGCATTTAACAACCAATCGAAGAGTAATATATCACTCTTAAATGATCAGGTTCCAAAG ATCTGGTTGGTCGGAGATGGATCAACGAAAGAAGAACAGCTGAAGGCTCCGAAAGGGACGTTATTCATTCCCTTCTCACAATTTCCGCCGAAGAAAGTACGAAGCGATTGCATCTACCATGTTACACCAGCGATGACCGCTCCTCACTCATTAGAGAATATGCATTCTTGTGAG AACTGGTTGCCCCGAAGAGTGATGAGTGCATGGCGCATCGCAGGGATAATTCATGCCTTAGAAGGGTTCGAGGAGCATGAATGTGGATACACAATGTCCCAGATTGACAAAATTTGGCAAGCCAGTCTCCGCCATGGGTTTCAACCGCTAGGGACTTCAAACAACATAAAAGGATCGTGA